cttttgactggtactgtactttcaAAATCCCTGTCAGTTCTTTCATTTACTTGCAGCAAGCCGTTGCCAACCCACTTGAGGCAGCTAGTCGAAACGTCGGTATTAAATTGGTATTACATTTTtgtatctgagctcctagagtgtgcctctcttttattttcaaggcGACATGGCTAAAACATGGACAAATTAGAACAAGTAACCGGAATAACACCCTTCTGGCTCAATGTGGCAGAGAGATTCATCAACGATGTGTGCAATAATGTCTTTCAAGTTCTGCAGTATTACAAGTCTAAAGGGATCCCTGTAGATCTCTCTGATTTCACTTCATTTCAAGATGTTGGAGATAAGAGTGTCTTTAAGCACTGGGAGGACGACACAACAGACGAGTTTACCTTGATTGTTGGCCGTCTGACTGGGCTCGTCCTCAATAACCTCATGGAGAATTTCATGAAGGAGTGCCGAGGGGACACCAGTAAGCACGAGTGTCTGACAGACCTAGGTTTCAACATGGACGTCTGCAACTTTCTTTGTGGATGGGCGGATTTCGCAGTCAACATGACTGTGGTAAACGGACGGGAGATCTGTCACACTCCGGGACCACTGCCCATGCCCGCCTGTTGGCCAAGGTGCCATTGTCGACCAACGCCATCGCCCGAGAGTGCTCTCAAATCCACAAAGACTGGTTTAGAGGAGAGATCAGGAGTCAACTGAACAGCCAACTCTGGATCAGAATCATCTGGGCTCTTAGTCACCAATAACCACAGTCAGGTAGCCAGTAGCACACAGAGACGCCCCAAACTAaagcctacattactcatctcccGGTGTTacccctacattactcatctcatatgtatatgtatatactgtactctatatcatctactgcatctttatgcaataaatgtatcactagccactttaactatgccactttgtttacatactcatctcatatgtatatactgcactcaataccatctactgtatcttgcctatgccgctctgtaccatcactcattcatatatctttatgtacatattctttatccccttacacttgtgtctataaggtagtagttttggaattgttagctagattacttgttggttattactgcattgtcggaactagaagcacaagcatttcgctacactcgcattaacatctgctaaccatgtgtatgtgacaaatacaatttgatttgatttgatttgagttctaCGGTCGATTGCTGATCTTGGAAGGCATGGAGATATACCCAACACCCATCCACTGGACATCGGTCATCCTCTGACAAGAAAAAAAATTAGCATACTGCATTTCTGTTCTAACAAAAAGCTCAAATTTGGCAATAAAGGCATTAAACAAAGAAAATGTTGGTTACTTTACAAATGATTCCCGTACCAATTATTGGCGGTATGGGTGTTGAGATTTGCAGTAGCCCTAAATATTGCAAATTGTTGTTTCTTTTTTTGTCATGATgcattttttgttttcttttctttATGAAGGTCAATATCACAGAAAGCTCATGCTACTGCTCCATTATTAATTAGACTAGTAAAATGttggtatttttttgttgttgattggaGCCTTTACAATGTTGCCCTCAATGCCATTGCACAGTGGTCTAGTAGCAGACGTTCTTCAACTGAACAGCCTATGAACACCGTGGACTCTGTTTGCACATGGACAGCTCCCAGTGCTGAATTGCTCAACTCAGAATGTGGGCCTGCTTCAACATTAGTTTCCCCAAACCAAATCTAATTGTAATTCTGCAGCAGGGGAAAGAACTGAACATAAAAGGGACATAAATCAGTGTCTTCTGCTTCACATTCCTTATCAAGCCACTATATGGCCCTCCATTCTCATTGCACATGGTGCGGCATGCAGTGGTCATGTCGCTCAGTCATATAGTTTACGTGGAAAGGATGCCAATTAGATTGGCTCACCTcctgcttcctctctcctccgtcctccttTTGGAAAAAGGTCAAGGTTAATTGTACAAAACCCCGCCCACTCTCCGCCTACCTGGAGGGGAGCCCTCCCCTCATTGGTCGCCACACACCTCCGTCAAAGCTTGTTAAGAACAATCACGTCCACATGAAAGAGGCGGAGCTACACCCATTTAAATGCCACTCCTGCAGTCATTTGTCCACTttcacgtgggtataaccaatgagatgTCATGTGGGTACCTGcgtctataaaccaatgaggagaggcaggacttgtaGCGTAATCGgcatcagaaataggaatgagttATATTTtatcccttggcaacgcagacgctcgttgacacgctcgagcagtgtgggtgcaataattgaataacatggattccGAAACTTATTTTGCAACGCTTGCGCACTCGACGCGTTAATGGAATTGGGACGTCCAAACACGGACGGTGACATCAGAATTGAGACGCCCAAGGATCCCGTTCCTATCAACCAACCAGCCATTGAGAATCCAATTTGTTCTGTTTTGACAAGATGGGATACAGTTTCAGATTTGATTTTTTGCCGCAAATTagaatttacgcagcaggttagcatagttaacgtagcaggttaggaggatTAAGGCTAGGGAAAGGCTTAGCTAAAATGAAAAACAAATCTACTTTTGAAGTTAATTTGACAAAAACTGTAACCTTCTAGCCATGACAATACTGTATTTTGATTCGTCTGAGGCTGTGTTAAAATGTAAAGTGAAAGTTCACCCCACGAAACGCTGACACATCCAACCGAGACAGTTTACCGTGACAGCGTTTAACAAAGTAAAAGGGGCTGAAAAGTGAAGTGCAGTAGACGCTCTCCTTTCACCTGAGGGTTCTCGAGTTGTGGATTCGTTCGCCCAGCTTGATTGAAGATGCTCCATAATTCTCGACCTCCCCAACCTCAAAGCGctggtttttcctttgagaacaCTCGCAGGTGAGTTCCTTTCTTAGTGGTCCATAGGGTAATTTGAGTAACATTTACTGCAACTCATGTTTTATTATGTATTGGGACAGTTCTTGAGGTGGATGCCAGGGGTTCGAGTCAAGACCATAACATTGGTCGAGACCCAATTCGCGCACAATTAAAGGGCAACTCTTTTCAACCTAATTTTCATTCTCAGCACAATACCAATGTCAACCAGAAGCTTTTGGGAAGAACTATACTAGGACTGGCTGATTGTAATGGTATTAAACATATGGCAACCGTGTGACTCAGGTCCATTTTTTTTCCATTCCACCAAATACAATGCCCACCCTCCTATAGTCcaaaggaggctggtgggaggagctaacATATGTGAAAAGGGcacattttctatgttttgtagaaaaaaatatataaagttcTACCAGATGACATCAAgtaaaaacattttcaaacactGAGATTCACGGATGTGGAAACCAAGAAAATACCTTCCCTTgttgcaggttttgaaaatcactacttttaatcctaccctgtgatGAAACCATTTTAGAACCTttatctttttaaccacagatcatagaaacacACTGTTTATACAAAAGCATTTCACTACATCTGCTAAATGTATGTGTGACCAATAACCATTTTTTTTGTAGACAGGTTTGGTGCTGGAGGAGattgaggttgaaaagtggcagAATTGTCCTTTAATTTTATTCAATTTGTCTGCTTTTGTAAAATTGTGAACCTGCAGAAAAATAATTAACACTATCGTAGTTTAAAACAGGATaattactgtaggcctacattgttACCATGTAAATAGTTTTAGCAGAGGAAGATTTCCTGACTAATTTCTGGTTTTAGTAGGCTTAGGTTTATAGCccaactttattttatttttttgggggggggggcccgataaagttttttttaaagtaatgcaaaatatccaggctatatacatggggtactgaGTCTGTGTGATGctaacaggttagttgaggtaattgagccaatatgtacatgtatgtaggggtaaagtgactatgcatagataaaacagcaagtagcagcagcgttaaaaaaaaaaagggggggggggggggaaatagtactgttagccatttgattaactgttcggcattcttatggcttgggggcagaagctgttaaggagcattttggacctagacttggcactaaggtaccgcttgctgtgcggtagcagagaagtCTGAGTAGGGTGGccggagtctttgacaatgtttagggccttcctctgacaccgccttgtgtatataggtcctgggtggcaggaagcttggccccagtgatcgGCCGGGCTCTGCTAAGGCCAACACGAAGCCAGCTTCTCTAAATATACCCAACATTGCATAATAACAAGTTCTCACTTTGCAGAAATGCTGTGTTGGAGGGGAATTTGTCAGAGCTTGGTTACAGTTCTCCTAAGGCAAGGAAGACTGGAACCACCATCGCTGGCATAGTATTCAAGGTGAGAATCAGTCATTACACATTTTCCGTTTACTGTGATGTAGGGTCTCAAGATTGAGCTCAGCACAAAGTATGATTATAGTTTGCGTTTCCTCCCTCCACAGGATGGGGTGATACTTGGAGCTGACACAAGAACCACTGATGACATGGTGGTAGCTGACAAGAATTGCATGAAGATCCACTACATTGCACCCAACATCTAGTAAGTACCACAAAGAATAGACCTTGTACAGTATAAGTGTTGCTTGTGTAACCCATATGTAGTTGAGCATCAGCCCCTGTACAATGACATGCACAGACTGGGGATTTTGTCTAAGTCTATTTGAACCACCATGTTTCACCCACTAATCTCAATTTTTCTTGTAGCTGTTGTGGCGCAGGTGTGGCTGCAGATGCAGAAGTCACCACTCAGATGATGTCATCCAATGTGGAGCTACACTCACTCAGCACAGGACGTCCTCCCCTTGTTGTCACGGTTACCCGACAACTGAAACAGATGCTCTTCAGGTGAGTGAGCATGAATGAGTCTGTGACGATGGGAAAATAAGACCTCTACAGTGGCCATTCTCATAACATTGTTTGAATGCTGACAATCTAGTTACTTTCCAGGCCATAATAGACACCAATACCACAATAGTGCCTTCAATATCAAATCCCTCACTTGATTACAATTTTATCACACATTGATGATGCTATTACATTGTAGCTCTCTACACCTGAATTGTGGCTTCTGCAATGCTTCCATTCCAGGTACCAGGGACATATTGGCTCCTCTCTGATTGTTGGAGGTGTGGATGTGACTGGTGCTCACCTCTACAGTGTCTACCCACACGGCTCCTATGACAAACTACCATTCCTTACTATGGGTATTTATCTCCATTTGTTTATCTAGTCAATGCTTGACTTTGTCAGCGATTGAGACTTTTTTTTGCACCATGTCCTTGTGTTTCAGTCCAGCATAATCAGATGGATGCCTGTATTGTTTGTCTTTGGTAATCATCTGCCATCAACTAATTCAGCTGGGCTGTGGGAAGAGCTTCTAATGCTAAGTTTGattgaatattgaaacattaGAAAAAGGTAACAGTTCTGCCGTTGTATTTGCAGGTTCAGGAGCAGGTGCAGCTATTTCTATCTTTGAAGACAGATACAGACCAAACCTGGATGTGAGATGCAGTTAATTTTTATTGAACAGTTCATTTCATACAATGTGTCGCTCACCTGTCTTACCTGCCTTATCTGTCTCTTGCTCAGCTAGAAGAGGCTAAAAAGCTGGTGCGAGATGCAATTGCTGCTGGGATTTTCTGTGACTTAGGCTCTGGCAGTAATGTGGACCTGTGTGTCATCACTCATGCAGGGGTTCAGTACCTTAGGGGCTATGACCAACCAGCCCAGAAGGGGAAAAAGTGAGCCATCCAAGTTTCTACTGGGCTACAACCAACACAATTGTGTGATTATTACTTAGTAATTCCCATTATGAATAAtcatattttttttctttctctttgccCATTTCCAGAGGACAGTACACGTACAAGCCTGGCACCACTGCAGTTTTAACAAAGACTGTCACACCCCTGCCTCTGGACATTGTTGATGAATCAATTCAGCTTATGGACACTCAGTAAAATCTATGCTGCTACAGGTTTTATCAAACCAACATGAATTCCAAAactaaaatagtaaaaatgtctACTTTGATTCTAAATCCTGACTGGTACTTACTACCAAAATACAATTAATGCATTTAGATGTTTTTATTAAACCTATTAGCACAGGGCTGCCCAACCTTCTTCCGGGAGATCTACAGTCCTGTgggttcagtccaaccctaatttaattagctgctcaacaagaccaTAACTAGTtgaatcagatatgctaaattagggttggactgaacctacaggacagtagatctccaggaagagggttgggcagccctgtttctaCCAGAACATGCATGCAATAGTACAGCAGTCACTATGATAACCCCACACCTGAATCTGTTGATTTTGTCTGTATAATTGTTTTTACTATTACAAAGCTACTTTGTTATATTACTTGAGTATGACATACTACTGCTAGATATGCTGTTACTAGTGTAACATATTTTTATAACCAACCGAGGCTTCACATTTAttcatccggtgaaatatctggctTATTGTTGTATCTGTGACTGTACGTTAATGCCATGTTAAATCACATGCTCGAGCTGACTGACTTGTCCAATAAACATGCAGCTCCACTTTCTCTAACACCACCCATTGGAGTAACGGTAAACAAGGCGTTTTCATACGCTCATCGACACATCTCATTGGCTCTGCGAGGAGACGGATACCAAGGAGCGTCGTTTGAATTTCGGTCACATTGGTTCAGAGAGAAGTTTAGTCTTTGGTGCATTGTTGACAAAAAGCTCTTCGCATAAGATTTGTATCGGCTGGTAAGTGTGGAATTTCGACACGTTCAAAAGTTGTTAGCTTTATGGTTTGCTTAGTTAGCGGTGGCATGCTAGTTCTTCAGAGCTTTGCATCTACTAAATTAGCTAACTTACCTCCCTAAAATGAACGTTCCAGTTACCGGTTTTTAATTCTTGATTTACAATTATATGGGTTCAACCCGATGCGAACTAGAGAACTAGTTAATGTAAGTACCTTGGGGCGAGTTGGCTAACTATCTGCTTGTTACCTTTTGAGTGAATGCGGGTTTGCATTGTTTCCAGTTTGGCCCTGGTTGAGTTCAGAGGCATGTTCAGGACGCTGCAACGTTACAGAACGTTCAGATACTTAAcgttaagtgataatgcccaaaGGTTATTTTGATGAATGCACTCATACTTCCACGATATATAGTCAAGTCGCGGATCGTTCCTACTATCGGTTTGGTTTTCAGAGACGCGAGCCAGTCGTtgagtctttttgttctgtatctatatggacgtgacccagtagTTAGTTCAAAATGTTCCGTACCGGCTTCCAACGTTCGTATCCCTTGCATGCTAGCTAGCCTACAACTACGACTAATTTAGTCATGTCAAACattgcagccagaataacagcaaattaGCTGCGTTTGTCTAATCTGTTTTCTAGCAGTAGGTCCATAAGAATGAGCTAATGATGCGCGATTTCGCATCTCTTGTCAGGACACTATACTGAGGAgcaagccaacaacacagctacgaCAATCATTTCAAACTGGAAATACAGCCATCTAGCTGCCTTTTAGTTTGAACTGTTTTCTGTATACATTTCTTTGTCTATATCCTAAATAGTTATAAAAGCTGACTGTCTCGTCCCAACATTTTCATTAGTGACAACTGAATATCGAATTTAAATATTGAACAGTTTTGCAAATGTCGGAGACACTGACAGCAAGGTTTATGCAACCTCTGCTGTTAAATCAAATGCTAGTCTAACagaaatgggagataatgtctagatgctttttatagtggagatcaagtttataaattgcctggctgggctgatgagattGTGCAGTGAGATGGAACAGATTAAATAGGCATTTAAATGTCAGctttagctggtggtaacttgtggaacaGACACTGGTTGGAATggggttttaaccaatcagcatccaggattagtCCCATCCGTTGTATAATGTTTTATGTATAACAGATTGCATATCTTCAGAACGTTCAGGTGTAGTGAAGAACGTGGCACCTAtcagaacaccccccccccctgaatGTGACCCCACAATGTCATGCCTGAGCCTAACATGAGACAGCCAGAGTTACCAGACCATGGTAGATACTAAGTGGGACCCTTGAGACAATCCTACCCTGAACCCAACCTAACCCCTCGCGTCACTGAGGGGTTTGATTAATCTGGCCCGGGGTACCCTGGGCTATGGCCCGTCACGTCACCGGCAAAAGCGGGAAGGGAGGAGCACCCTTATTggggctgcagggtagcctagtggttagagcattggaccagtaaccagaaGGATGCAAGtttaaacccccgagctgacaaggtacaaatctgtcgttctacccctgaacaggcagttaacccactgttcctaggccgtcattacaaataagaatttgttcttaactgacctgcctagttaaaaaaaatataaaagtaATCTGCGCTGCTCGTTAATGTCAACAAGGTACCATGGTGCATCGTCCAGAAACGTATATCTATTTTCCATAAATGTttgaatttaaaaatatatatataataattgggaaggcagataaagTGTTTTTCAGCAATGACTTTTGCATGTGAGTAAAGAATCCTACTACAATAATTCAGTGTTTGTCATGGCGCGCTGAAGTAGCCAAGGCAGGTGCACTGAGCTCTCCTCAGTAAATATGGTAAATGTTTTTACGTGTTGTTTTACTGCATATTTCAAACCTTCTTTGTTTTTGATAACTTGTTTTGGCTTGGCTAGCTAATATAGTGTGATTTTAATGATGCATCAACAGCATCAGAATTTTGGCCAACTGCCCCGGTTCTTAGAGGGAAGTGGACAGCGGTGTGAGGAGATGCAGAGGCTCGCCTCGTAGGGGGCTTTTCCAGACTACTGCTGGGGAGTCGTGGTTATTCTGCCGCTTTTACAGTCGCTGAagcatcacccaggtgggtgctacaTTTCAGTAACGGACTATCCAGCTTGCCTACGGAGAAGGAGCTGTGAACATCAAAGACAACAAGGTGCCCGCTGAAGAGCTCCGTGGCCTGTTTGTCAGATGTTTCTACCTACCTCCCTGGCTGCTCCATCCGCTCAAGATACTACTTTTCCGAACTGCTTATCATCCATCTAATGCTGTTGAAGACCATCACCCAAGAACTGACACATGTTGTTTTTTAAGTGACTTTGAGATTctactgtttttttgtttgttttatttaacctttatttaactaggcaagtcagttaagaacaaattcttatttacaatgatggcctaggaacagtgggttaactgccttgttcaagggcaaaacgacagatttttgccttgtgagctcggggattcaatctagcaacctttcagttactggcccaacgctctaaccacgaggctacctgccgccccctttGTACTGAAAAGCGctatataaaatgtattattacacATGCATAATTATGTCACTTTGGTTTTGAACCGAATTCGCTGTCGGACAGAGGGGCACCTGGCTCATCCGGTGTAAAACACGCCTACCAGCCAACCCCGCTCGAGCTTAATTGAACCCCTTCACTCattcattccatggagggctgagtgtctgtgggttttcactcaacccttgtacttgattaatCAATTAAGTTCATTAATTAGTTAGGAACTACCCTCATCTGGTTGTCTAGGTTTAAATTGGACACCATTTTGAAAGGGAATAACAAAAACGAGTAGATACTCAGgacctctgtggaatgagtttgacacctatGTCAGCAGAggagtttttttcttttttcagtATGCATTTAGAGTCCAACCCTTTCTATTCTTCTTCTTTTCTTTTCCGATATACACCATATGGCTaacagggttgtgtgtgtgtgtgtgtgtgtgtgtgtgtgatatgcaAGATTAATGACGAAGACCATTTAAACCTATATGGTCAATACTGGAGCCAGTCACAACGCATTTACTTTTCTCTATCTCCTCTTCACTATCAGGCAACAGTCTGGCTTCATTGACGCTGTTTTGTGAACTAGTATTGGAGGATGCCTCGTCACGATCCTGACAGTTCTTCTGCAAGCCGGCGCAAGGGTGCGGTACCCAAGCGTCGGCCTCCAGCCTCCACCGCGACTGCTTCAACATCAAAGGCTAAGGCACCACGGCTGAGTGGACCATCGGGTGAGGAGAATAGGGGGAATGTGGGTTGGACTCATGGCTTCTCAATGCTTAAACTGAAgcaaactgtttttgtttagctatgtacagtgcatttggaaagtattcagaccatgacttttctacattttgttacgttacagccttattctaaatgtttatttttttatttttttatccatgatcaatcaacacacaataccccataatgacaaagcaaaaacagcttagAAATGTtatcaaatgtattaaataaaaataactgaaataatacatttacacacaagTATTCCCcccctcagtactttgttgaatcacgtttggcagtgattacagcctttggtcttcttgggtatgacgctacaagcttggcacaccagtatttggggagtttctcccattcttctctgccgatccttctcaagctctttcaggttggatggggagcgtcgctgcgcagctatgttcaggtctctccagagatgttcaagtccgggctctggctgacccactcaaggacattcagagccttgtcccgaagccactcctgcgttgtcccgttggaagttgaaccttcgcccccagtctgaggtcctgagcgctctggagcaggttttcatcaaggatctttctgtactgtgctcagttcatctttccctcgatacaGACTagcttcccagtccctgccgctgaaaaacatccccacctcataatgctgccaccaccatgcttcaccctagggatggtgctgggtttcttccagacgtgatgcttggcattcaggtcaaagagttaaatcttggtttcagcagaccaaataatcttgtttctcatggtctgagagttctttaggtgcctttaggcaaactccaagtgtgctgtcatgtgccttttactgaggagtggcttccatctggccactctaccataaaggcgtgattggtggagtgctgcaaacattgttgtccttctggaaggttcccccatctccacagaggaactctggagctcgtgtcatagtgaccatcgggttcttggtcacttccctgaccaaggcccttctcccccgattgctcagtttggccggacagcCAGcgttaggaagagtcttggtggttccaaacttcttccatttaagaatgttgcTTCAATTGCTGCAggcatgttttggtacccttcctcagatccgtgcctcgacacaatcctgtctcggagctctacacacaattccttcgagctcatggcttggtttttgatctgacatgcaccgtcaaccgtggggcctttatatagacaggtgtgtacctttccaaatcatgtccaatcaattgaatatatcacaatttaccacaggtggattccaatcaagttgtagaaacatctcaaggatgatcaaaggaaacaggatgcacttgagctcaatttcgtgtctcatagcataagggtctgaatacttatgcaaataaggtatttttgctttttatttttaatagatttgcaGGTATTAAAAAACAAGTTTTGCTTTGACAGtatggttattgtgtgtagattgagaataAAAAAAAAGCTGTAACCTAactaaatgtgggaaaagggacggggtctgaatactttattaaTGCACTGTATGTGACCACTAGTTGAAAGTGTTGCAATGAAGAAATATTATAAGGTTCTGTTCTCATTGTTTAAAGATGATCTGGGTCCCTCTAGCCT
The DNA window shown above is from Oncorhynchus mykiss isolate Arlee chromosome 18, USDA_OmykA_1.1, whole genome shotgun sequence and carries:
- the LOC110496242 gene encoding proteasome subunit beta type-7, whose translation is MLHNSRPPQPQSAGFSFENTRRNAVLEGNLSELGYSSPKARKTGTTIAGIVFKDGVILGADTRTTDDMVVADKNCMKIHYIAPNIYCCGAGVAADAEVTTQMMSSNVELHSLSTGRPPLVVTVTRQLKQMLFRYQGHIGSSLIVGGVDVTGAHLYSVYPHGSYDKLPFLTMGSGAGAAISIFEDRYRPNLDLEEAKKLVRDAIAAGIFCDLGSGSNVDLCVITHAGVQYLRGYDQPAQKGKKGQYTYKPGTTAVLTKTVTPLPLDIVDESIQLMDTQ